Proteins found in one Choloepus didactylus isolate mChoDid1 chromosome 3, mChoDid1.pri, whole genome shotgun sequence genomic segment:
- the SPARCL1 gene encoding SPARC-like protein 1, giving the protein MKTVLFFLYILGAAAAIPTSVRFLSDHSKPTADSLSSIQQDEISVTPDNTAIPMLEVENGKETALATEAHSNHKDEKSSVLKAKEENHEQSADHDQSYGQELGLKDQEDSDGDLGVNLKHTPTEGILDLEEDMSEPQNKKLPGNTDFLAPDINSTMDSNQQESITKTEKNQEQQVNDSHHQLDRSSEYNQDPSDQGNQEKDANIPSGEKKGGKEPAEVGTHNDNQKKEKEFPKELSDSKQEEDSTQPGDIQEDSNQPTQESEMHKEEFEQDNEEQEEDNSEADMEEENTSKINKHIQDTEWQSQEGKPGLEVLSNNKEMDKKTVSEALFVEPIGDDNNKPRNHGAEDGDDNPRHSASDDYFVPSQAFQESERAQSNFYHIKYEEERERTHEKESVHTSVPGENQGAKKAESSPNEDESLREGYMRVQVVDSCRSFQCKRGHVCEADQKGKPHCVCQDPVTCPPTKLLDQVCGTDNQTYASSCHLFATKCRLEGTKKGHQLQLDYFGACKSIPACTDFEVNQFPLRMRDWLKNILMQLYEHNPEHTGYLNEKQRNKVKKIYLDEKRLLAGDHPIELLLRDFKKNYHMYVYPVHWQFSELDQHPLDRVLTHSELAPLRASLVPMEHCITRFFEECDPNKDKHITLKEWGHCFGIKEEDIDENLLF; this is encoded by the exons aCAAGTGTAAGATTCTTATCTGATCATTCCAAACCAACTGCCGATTCCCTGAGTTCCATTCAACAGGATGAAATATCAGTGACACCTGACAATACTGCAATCCCTATGTTAGaagtagaaaatggaaaagaaactgCACTAGCCACAGAAGCCCATTCCAACCATAAG gatgaAAAATCTTCAGTACTAAAGGCAAAAGAGGAAAACCATGAACAGTCAGCAGATCACGACCAGAGTTATGGCCAAGAGCTGGGATTAAAGGATCAAGAGGACAGCGATGGTGACTTAGGTGTGAATTTGAAACATACACCAACTGAAGGTATCTTGGATCTAGAAGAAGATATGAGTGAGcctcaaaacaaaaaactcccagGGAACACTGACTTCCTTGCTCCTGATATTAATTCCACTATGGATTCTAACCAACAAGAAAGTAtcacaaagacagagaaaaaccaAGAACAACAGGTAAATGACTCACATCACCAGTTGGACAGGAGCAGTGAATATAATCAAGACCCAAGTGATCAAGGAAACCAAGAGAAGGATGCAAATATTCCCAGTGGGGAAAAGAAGGGGGGAAAAGAGCCAGCTGAAGTTGGTACCCACAATGACaaccaaaaaaaggagaaagagtttcCCAAAGAGCTTTCTGACAGCAAGCAGGAGGAAGATAGTACCCAACCTGGTGATATTCAGGAAGATTCCAATCAACCAACTCAAGAAAGCGAGATGCacaaggaagaatttgagcaggataaTGAAGAACAAGAAGAGGATAACTCCGAAGCAGACATGGAAGAGGAAAATACATCAAAAATCAATAAGCACATTCAAGATACTGAATGGCAAAGTCAAGAGGGAAAACCTGGCCTTGAAGTTCTCAGCAACAACAAGGAGATGGATAAAAAGACTGTTTCTGAAGCTTTGTTTGTGGAGCCCATTGGTGATGATAACAACAAGCCTAGAAATCATGGGGCTGAGGATGGTGATGACAACCCCAGGCACAGTGCAAGTGATGACTACTTTGTCCCAAGCCAGGCCTTCCAGGAGAGTGAAAGAGCACAATCCAATTTCTATCATATTAAATatgaggaggaaagagaaagaacacatGAGAAAGAGAGTGTGCATACCAGTGTACCTGGAGAAAACCAAGGG GCTAAGAAAGCAGAGAGCTCACCAAATGAAGATGAAAGTTTGCGTGAAGGCTACATGAGGGTGCAGGTTGTTG ATTCTTGCAGGAGCTTCCAGTGTAAAAGAGGACATGTCTGTGAGGCTGACCAAAAGGGAAAACCCCACTGTGTTTGCCAAGATCCAGTGACTTGTCCTCCTACAAAACTCCTTGACCAA GTTTGTGGCACTGACAATCAGACCTATGCTAGCTCCTGTCATCTGTTTGCTACTAAATGCAGACTGGAAGGGACCAAAAAGGGGCACCAACTGCAGCTGGATTATTTTGGTGCCTGCAAAT CGATTCCTGCTTGTACAGACTTCGAAGTGAATCAGTTTCCTCTACGGATGAGAGACTGGCTCAAGAATATCCTCATGCAGCTTTATGAACACAACCCTGAGCATACTGGATATCTAAATGAGAAGCAGAGAAATAAA GTCAAAAAAATTTACCTGGATGAAAAGAGGCTCTTGGCTGGGGACCATCCCATTGAACTTCTCTTAAGGGATTTCAAGAAAAACTACCACATGTATGTGTATCCTGTACACTGGCAGTTTAGTGAACTTGATCAACATCCTCTGGATAG AGTCTTGACACATTCAGAGCTCGCTCCATTGCGAGCCTCTCTGGTGCCCATGGAACACTGCATAACCCGCTTCTTTGAGGAGTGTGACCCCAACAAGGACAAGCATATCACTCTGAAGGAGTGGGGCCACTGCTTTGGAATTAAAGAAG AAGATATAGATGAAAATCTCCTGTTCTGA